One window from the genome of Faecalibacterium sp. HTF-F encodes:
- a CDS encoding sensor histidine kinase produces MKLRSMEEKISYRLFLMGFFGLLFTAALCIFVFHKAFTAQAWTGLEREAELVSAGYDLVQDPQQLTSFVSNDLRITLISQDGSVLFESATDQPMENHLSRPEIRQAMASGIGRDIRDSQTMGYETYYYAVLLPNGEILRTAQDAETVWSIYDSSIPAIVLSCVALMLAAAVLATLLTRALVQPVLSMTEDLDHIQDNVPYKELIPFAESIHSDRILRENNEKMRQEFTANVSHELKTPLTSISGYAELIETGIAKPEDVPGFAQKIHVEASRMIQLVNDILQLSSLDNASETGSEPEMETVDLLNVAKECVERQKLNARRAYISLTCLGESALVHGNRPLLDELCQNLCDNAIRYNRPGGKVQITTACNRDGHCTLTVTDNGIGIPKEAQTSVFERFYRVDKSRSKATGGTGLGLAIVKHIALIHGARIKLESQVDVGTTITVTFPTAN; encoded by the coding sequence ATGAAGCTGCGCAGCATGGAAGAAAAGATCAGCTACCGACTGTTTCTGATGGGTTTCTTTGGTCTGTTGTTTACAGCGGCACTGTGTATCTTTGTGTTTCATAAAGCCTTTACTGCACAGGCATGGACCGGCCTTGAGCGGGAGGCGGAACTGGTCAGTGCCGGATACGATCTGGTGCAGGATCCGCAGCAGCTTACTTCTTTTGTTTCCAATGATCTGCGCATCACTCTGATCTCGCAGGATGGCAGCGTGCTGTTTGAATCCGCCACGGATCAGCCCATGGAAAACCATCTTTCCCGGCCGGAGATCCGGCAGGCCATGGCCAGCGGCATCGGCCGGGATATCCGGGACTCGCAAACTATGGGGTATGAGACCTACTATTATGCAGTGCTGCTGCCGAACGGCGAGATCCTGCGCACTGCACAGGACGCCGAAACTGTGTGGTCTATCTACGATTCCTCCATTCCCGCCATCGTGCTGAGCTGTGTTGCGCTGATGCTGGCTGCCGCTGTGCTGGCCACCCTGCTGACGCGTGCGCTGGTGCAGCCGGTGCTGAGCATGACCGAAGACCTTGACCATATTCAGGACAATGTGCCCTACAAAGAGCTGATCCCCTTTGCAGAGAGCATCCATTCTGACCGCATCCTGCGCGAAAACAATGAGAAGATGCGGCAGGAATTCACCGCCAATGTCAGCCATGAACTCAAGACCCCTCTGACCAGCATTTCCGGCTACGCCGAGCTCATTGAGACCGGCATTGCAAAGCCGGAGGATGTGCCGGGCTTTGCGCAGAAGATCCATGTGGAAGCCAGCCGCATGATCCAGCTGGTCAATGATATCCTGCAGCTTTCCAGTCTGGACAACGCAAGCGAGACCGGCTCGGAGCCTGAAATGGAAACGGTCGATCTGCTGAACGTTGCAAAGGAGTGTGTGGAGCGTCAGAAGCTGAATGCCCGCCGGGCTTATATCTCGCTGACCTGTCTGGGGGAGAGCGCTCTTGTACACGGCAACCGTCCCCTGCTGGATGAGCTGTGCCAGAATCTGTGTGATAACGCCATCCGCTACAACCGGCCCGGCGGAAAAGTGCAGATCACCACTGCCTGCAATCGGGACGGCCATTGCACCCTGACTGTGACGGACAATGGCATCGGCATTCCGAAAGAAGCACAGACCAGCGTGTTTGAGCGCTTCTACCGTGTGGATAAGAGCCGCAGCAAAGCGACCGGCGGCACCGGTCTGGGACTGGCGATCGTCAAGCATATTGCGCTGATCCATGGCGCCCGCATCAAGCTGGAAAGTCAGGTGGATGTGGGTACCACCATTACCGTTACTTTCCCGACTGCAAACTGA
- a CDS encoding response regulator transcription factor — translation MIYIVEDDAAIRELEQYALQSSGYEVASFESSEPFWQAMHAAEPELVILDVMLPGEDGFSILKKLRNTPSLRRLPIIMVTAKSSELDTVRGLDCGADDYITKPFGIMEFLSRVRAALRRSAPEARPNVLSFHEILLDNARHNVTVSGTPVELTYKEYSLLRLLLENTNLVVTRETILQVVWGTDISVESRTVDMHIRTLRKKLGDAGKYICTVRKVGYKLTDEEEAGEE, via the coding sequence ATGATCTATATTGTGGAAGACGATGCCGCCATCCGGGAGCTGGAGCAGTATGCCCTGCAGTCCAGCGGATACGAGGTGGCCAGCTTTGAGAGCTCGGAGCCCTTCTGGCAGGCCATGCACGCTGCAGAGCCGGAGCTGGTGATCCTGGACGTGATGCTGCCCGGTGAGGACGGCTTCTCTATCCTGAAAAAGCTGCGCAACACCCCTTCCCTGCGGCGGCTGCCCATCATCATGGTCACGGCCAAGTCCAGCGAGCTGGACACGGTGCGCGGGCTGGACTGCGGCGCAGATGATTACATCACAAAGCCCTTTGGCATCATGGAGTTTCTGAGCCGGGTGCGTGCTGCCCTGCGCCGCTCGGCTCCGGAAGCACGTCCCAATGTGCTCAGCTTTCACGAGATCCTGCTGGACAATGCCCGTCACAACGTGACTGTGAGCGGAACGCCGGTAGAGCTGACCTACAAGGAGTACAGCCTGCTGCGTTTGCTGCTGGAGAACACCAATCTGGTGGTGACACGCGAGACCATTCTGCAGGTGGTGTGGGGCACCGACATTTCGGTGGAGAGCCGTACTGTGGATATGCATATCCGCACCCTGCGCAAAAAGCTGGGGGATGCCGGCAAATACATCTGCACTGTGCGCAAGGTGGGTTATAAGCTGACCGATGAAGAGGAGGCCGGTGAAGAATGA
- a CDS encoding Na/Pi cotransporter family protein, translating to MTIFNVFSLLGGLALFLFGMDIMGKALEKQAGGQLQKILSKLTDNPLKGFFLGLCVTAVIQSSSATTVMVVGFVNSGIMELHQAIGVIMGSNVGTTVTSWILSLSGLQGDSLLINLLKPTSFSPLLAFIGILLYMCKSEKKKGVGTILIGFAVLMTGMTAMSNAVLPLQNEAWFTSLFTRFSNPLLGVLVGALVTGIIQSSSASVGILQALSATGVITYGSAIPIIMGQNIGTCVTALISSVGANKNARRAAMVHLYFNIIGVSIFLVGFYGLNTVCHFAFVNTTIEAWGIAVVHSVFNIVATLVLLPFASLLEKLAILTIPDSPEKESFALLDDRLLNTPAVAVERARSATAEMAELARVGVMQAMSLTHEWNDTLAQKVRDEETQVDRYEDALGTYLVKLSSRELNHTDSQSVNTLLHTISDFERISDHSVNLLESAEEMHTKDIQFSQDARDELQVLEDAVQDILNRTTDAFHKGDLHLASKVEPLEAVVNELVRAIKAHHIARLQAGNCSIEYGFVLDDLLTNYERVCDHCSNVAVAQIEVAQDSFDTHAYLNELRHGSDTKESEEFHRRLDRYRERYLFPENQSAEDFDK from the coding sequence ATGACCATTTTCAATGTCTTTTCCCTGCTTGGCGGCCTTGCCCTGTTTTTGTTCGGCATGGACATTATGGGCAAGGCCCTGGAAAAGCAGGCCGGCGGCCAGCTGCAGAAGATCCTGAGCAAGCTGACCGATAACCCCCTCAAGGGGTTTTTCCTTGGCCTGTGCGTCACCGCTGTGATCCAGAGTTCCAGCGCTACCACCGTTATGGTGGTCGGCTTTGTCAACAGCGGCATCATGGAACTGCATCAGGCCATTGGCGTCATCATGGGCAGCAATGTGGGCACCACCGTCACCAGCTGGATCCTGAGCCTTTCCGGCCTGCAGGGTGACAGTCTCCTCATCAATCTGCTCAAACCCACTTCTTTCAGTCCTTTGCTTGCATTTATCGGCATTTTGCTGTATATGTGTAAGAGTGAGAAGAAAAAGGGCGTCGGCACCATCCTCATCGGCTTTGCCGTGCTGATGACCGGCATGACTGCCATGTCCAACGCCGTCCTGCCCCTGCAGAACGAGGCATGGTTCACCAGCCTGTTTACCCGCTTCTCCAACCCCCTTCTGGGCGTTCTGGTGGGTGCCCTTGTCACCGGCATCATCCAGAGCTCCAGCGCCAGCGTCGGCATCCTGCAGGCATTGAGCGCCACCGGCGTCATCACCTACGGCAGTGCCATTCCCATCATCATGGGCCAGAACATTGGCACCTGTGTCACCGCGTTGATCTCCTCTGTGGGCGCCAACAAGAATGCACGCCGTGCTGCCATGGTCCATCTGTACTTCAACATCATCGGTGTAAGCATCTTCCTTGTCGGTTTTTACGGCCTGAATACGGTCTGTCACTTTGCTTTTGTGAACACCACCATCGAGGCATGGGGCATCGCTGTGGTGCACTCGGTGTTCAATATCGTGGCAACGCTGGTGCTGCTGCCCTTCGCAAGCCTGCTGGAAAAGCTGGCCATCCTCACCATTCCGGATTCGCCGGAAAAGGAAAGCTTTGCGCTGCTGGATGACCGCCTGCTGAACACCCCTGCCGTGGCTGTGGAGCGCGCCCGCTCTGCTACGGCTGAGATGGCAGAGCTTGCCCGTGTGGGCGTGATGCAGGCCATGAGCCTGACCCATGAGTGGAACGACACACTTGCGCAGAAGGTCCGTGATGAGGAGACGCAGGTAGACCGTTACGAGGACGCTCTCGGCACCTACCTTGTCAAGCTTTCCAGCCGTGAGCTGAACCACACCGACAGCCAGAGCGTGAACACCCTGCTGCACACCATCAGCGATTTTGAGCGTATCAGCGACCATTCCGTAAACCTGCTGGAATCCGCCGAGGAGATGCACACCAAAGACATCCAGTTCTCGCAGGATGCCCGGGACGAGCTGCAGGTGCTGGAAGATGCCGTGCAGGATATCCTGAACCGCACCACCGATGCTTTCCATAAAGGCGACCTGCATCTTGCCAGCAAGGTGGAACCGCTGGAAGCCGTGGTCAATGAGCTGGTGCGCGCCATCAAAGCCCATCATATCGCCCGCCTGCAGGCCGGCAACTGCTCCATCGAGTACGGCTTTGTTCTGGATGACCTGCTGACCAACTATGAGCGCGTGTGCGACCACTGCAGCAATGTTGCCGTTGCACAGATCGAGGTCGCACAGGACAGTTTTGATACCCACGCTTACCTCAACGAGCTGCGTCACGGCAGTGACACCAAGGAAAGCGAGGAATTCCATCGTCGTTTGGACCGTTACCGTGAGCGCTATCTTTTCCCTGAAAATCAGTCTGCGGAGGATTTTGATAAATGA
- the hprK gene encoding HPr(Ser) kinase/phosphatase codes for MGTFNVSLKTLTDRVSMEVVYTPKELDQICVEIAEVNRPGLFLAGYYDYFDKLRLQIMGLAEMNFLSGLSAEKRYEALDQLFRQQPPAVIVCRSEELTPFPEMQELAQKHGVALLRSNETTCTLMGSLISVLNLELAPRITRHGVLVEVYGEGILILGDSGIGKSELAIELVKRGHRLVADDAVELRKVSNRQIMGTAPENIRHFIELRGIGIVNVARVYGVGAVKLSESLDLVVQLETWDPTKNYQRTGLENEYYDILGVSIPSTSIPVSPGRNLAVVLETAAINNRQKKMGYNAARELLIRLGLDDKMD; via the coding sequence ATGGGCACATTCAATGTCTCGCTCAAAACGCTGACCGACCGTGTCAGTATGGAAGTTGTCTATACGCCAAAGGAACTGGATCAGATCTGTGTGGAGATCGCTGAGGTCAACCGTCCCGGTCTGTTTCTGGCGGGTTATTACGATTATTTTGATAAGCTGCGCCTGCAGATCATGGGTCTGGCAGAGATGAACTTTCTGTCCGGCCTTTCGGCCGAAAAACGCTACGAAGCACTGGATCAGCTGTTTCGTCAGCAGCCGCCGGCTGTTATCGTCTGCCGCAGCGAGGAGTTGACTCCCTTCCCGGAAATGCAGGAACTGGCCCAGAAGCATGGCGTAGCGCTGCTGCGCTCCAACGAGACGACCTGTACGCTGATGGGCAGCCTGATCAGTGTGCTGAATCTGGAACTGGCACCCCGCATCACCCGGCACGGCGTGCTGGTGGAGGTGTATGGCGAGGGCATCCTGATCTTGGGCGACAGCGGCATCGGCAAAAGTGAGCTTGCCATCGAGCTGGTCAAGCGCGGCCACCGTCTGGTAGCAGACGATGCTGTGGAGCTGCGCAAGGTGTCCAACCGCCAGATCATGGGCACCGCACCGGAAAATATCCGCCATTTTATTGAGCTGCGAGGCATTGGCATCGTCAATGTGGCCCGTGTGTACGGTGTTGGTGCGGTCAAACTGAGCGAAAGTCTGGATCTTGTTGTTCAGCTGGAGACATGGGACCCCACCAAAAACTACCAGCGCACCGGACTGGAAAACGAGTACTACGATATTCTGGGCGTCAGCATCCCCAGCACCAGCATTCCGGTCTCGCCGGGCCGTAATCTGGCTGTCGTGCTGGAAACTGCCGCCATCAACAACCGCCAGAAAAAGATGGGCTACAATGCAGCGCGTGAGCTGCTGATCCGTCTGGGTCTGGATGACAAAATGGACTGA
- the murB gene encoding UDP-N-acetylmuramate dehydrogenase, with the protein MERFKQKLLQAGIPFRENEPLAAHCTFKIGGPAQLFVQPQTEQQLCSAVALCKEQAVRYYLLGNGSNILFADEGFAGVVIDISALGSDIAVEGNMLTAGAGVRLAALCRAALEHGLSGLEFAYGIPGTVGGAVYMNAGAYGGEMKDVLTVVRYLTAEGEVVQASAAELDLSYRHSIFEENGGCILSAQFALQPGNAADIRAKMDELMAKRVDKQPLDKPSAGSTFKRPAGAFAAALIDQCGLRGFRHGGAAVSDKHCGFVVNLGGATCADVLALCDEVRAIVKEKTGYELEKEIRVVK; encoded by the coding sequence ATGGAACGATTCAAACAGAAGCTGCTGCAGGCAGGCATCCCGTTCCGGGAGAACGAGCCGCTTGCGGCACACTGTACCTTTAAAATCGGCGGCCCTGCACAGCTGTTCGTGCAGCCGCAGACGGAACAGCAGCTTTGCAGTGCGGTTGCGCTGTGCAAAGAACAGGCTGTCCGCTATTATCTGCTGGGCAACGGCAGCAATATCCTGTTTGCGGACGAGGGTTTTGCTGGTGTGGTGATCGACATTTCTGCACTGGGCAGCGATATTGCCGTTGAAGGCAATATGCTGACAGCCGGTGCGGGCGTCCGGCTCGCAGCCCTGTGCAGGGCTGCGCTGGAACACGGCCTGTCCGGTCTGGAATTTGCCTACGGCATCCCCGGCACGGTGGGCGGTGCAGTGTATATGAATGCGGGTGCCTATGGCGGCGAAATGAAGGATGTCCTCACTGTGGTGCGGTATCTGACCGCAGAGGGAGAGGTCGTGCAGGCATCGGCAGCAGAGCTGGACCTGAGCTACCGCCACAGCATTTTTGAAGAAAATGGCGGCTGCATCCTTTCGGCGCAGTTTGCGCTGCAGCCCGGGAACGCAGCGGACATCCGTGCAAAAATGGATGAACTGATGGCAAAGCGTGTGGACAAGCAGCCGCTGGATAAGCCCAGCGCCGGCAGCACCTTCAAGCGCCCGGCAGGTGCTTTTGCAGCTGCACTCATCGACCAGTGCGGCCTGCGCGGTTTTCGTCACGGCGGTGCCGCCGTCAGCGATAAGCACTGCGGCTTTGTGGTCAACCTCGGCGGTGCCACCTGTGCCGATGTGCTGGCCCTCTGCGATGAAGTGCGTGCCATCGTGAAGGAAAAGACCGGCTATGAACTGGAAAAAGAGATCCGTGTTGTGAAATAA
- the rapZ gene encoding RNase adapter RapZ: protein MELLIVSGLSGAGKSVAMNALEDIGFFCIDNVPAGLLPSITAFSEAGDSQLERVALSMDVRGCRTSEEIEQALHKLDEQGILYKVLFLDAPDDVLMRRYSETRRRHPISISEGISTREAFAKERKILKPLQERADYTINTALLSTAQNKERICDLFVKNGGAKSAMRLTVMSFGFKFGIPPEADLVLDVRCLPNPFYVPELKHKTGLDQEVVDFVMAHPEAQELLKRYESFLQYALPLYVKEGKSQLTIAVGCTGGKHRSITFARKIAEYCTALGYEPGVQHRDAMR, encoded by the coding sequence ATGGAGCTGTTGATCGTCAGCGGACTTTCCGGTGCAGGCAAATCGGTCGCCATGAATGCACTGGAGGATATCGGCTTTTTCTGCATCGATAATGTTCCGGCCGGACTGCTGCCCAGCATCACTGCGTTCTCGGAAGCAGGCGACAGCCAGCTGGAGCGGGTGGCACTTTCTATGGATGTGCGCGGCTGCCGCACCAGCGAGGAGATCGAGCAGGCGCTTCATAAACTGGACGAGCAGGGGATCCTGTATAAGGTCCTGTTTCTGGATGCCCCGGATGATGTGCTCATGCGCCGCTACAGCGAGACCCGCCGCCGTCATCCCATCAGCATTTCGGAGGGCATTTCCACGCGGGAGGCCTTTGCAAAGGAACGCAAGATTTTGAAGCCGCTGCAGGAGCGTGCAGACTATACCATCAATACGGCACTGCTCTCCACTGCGCAGAACAAGGAGCGCATCTGCGATCTGTTTGTGAAAAATGGCGGAGCAAAAAGTGCAATGCGCCTGACCGTGATGTCCTTTGGCTTCAAGTTTGGCATCCCGCCGGAAGCAGACCTCGTGTTGGACGTGCGCTGCCTGCCCAATCCTTTCTATGTCCCGGAGCTCAAGCACAAGACGGGACTGGATCAGGAAGTGGTGGACTTTGTCATGGCGCACCCGGAAGCGCAGGAGCTGCTCAAGCGCTACGAAAGCTTTTTGCAGTATGCACTGCCGCTTTACGTCAAGGAGGGCAAAAGCCAGCTGACCATTGCGGTGGGATGTACCGGCGGCAAGCACCGCTCCATTACATTTGCGCGTAAGATCGCGGAGTATTGCACGGCACTCGGCTACGAGCCGGGCGTGCAGCATCGTGATGCCATGCGTTGA
- the whiA gene encoding DNA-binding protein WhiA, with the protein MSSFASRAREEIAARSIQKDCCVRAAAYGIACFAKYFDARGLVVQTEQQETVQAAQQLFARCGVQGEILQKQRPSGVLYEFNIRAPEQVARMHELFGTTGSETSLQIDPRLIRCQTCVSAYIGAAFLCSGTVIDPQKEYNLEFLTSRTNLARDFEALLAEHEFAPHRTRRNGVNLIYVKTGANVERLLSFMGAVNAAEEMHAQKAFKQVRNQTNRQTNCDTANLGKTARANAQTLKAIRFLEEQDALSTLPEVLQQAAAKRMQYPDLSLTALCGCFEPAVSKSGLSHRMKKLEALAENLRKNLEQEAQRERDQ; encoded by the coding sequence ATGAGTAGTTTTGCGTCCCGTGCGCGGGAGGAGATCGCTGCACGCAGCATCCAGAAGGATTGCTGTGTGCGTGCGGCGGCCTATGGCATTGCGTGCTTTGCCAAATATTTTGATGCCAGGGGCCTTGTGGTGCAGACCGAACAGCAGGAGACGGTGCAGGCTGCACAGCAGCTGTTTGCCCGCTGCGGCGTGCAGGGCGAAATTTTGCAAAAGCAGCGGCCCAGCGGTGTTTTGTACGAGTTCAACATCCGTGCGCCGGAGCAGGTGGCCCGGATGCATGAGCTGTTCGGCACCACCGGCAGTGAGACCAGCCTGCAGATCGATCCCCGCCTTATCCGCTGCCAGACTTGCGTCAGTGCGTACATTGGCGCAGCTTTTTTGTGCAGTGGAACAGTCATTGACCCGCAGAAGGAATATAATCTGGAGTTCCTTACCTCCCGCACCAACCTTGCACGGGACTTTGAAGCATTGCTGGCAGAGCATGAGTTTGCACCGCACCGCACCCGGCGCAACGGTGTGAACCTGATCTACGTTAAAACGGGAGCCAATGTAGAACGGCTGCTCAGCTTTATGGGGGCAGTGAATGCCGCTGAGGAGATGCACGCGCAGAAGGCGTTCAAGCAGGTGCGCAACCAGACGAATCGTCAGACCAACTGCGACACCGCAAACCTCGGCAAAACGGCCCGCGCCAATGCGCAGACGCTGAAGGCGATCCGATTTCTGGAAGAGCAGGATGCCCTTTCCACCTTGCCGGAGGTGCTGCAGCAAGCTGCCGCCAAACGGATGCAGTACCCGGACCTTTCGCTCACGGCACTGTGCGGCTGCTTTGAGCCTGCGGTGAGCAAATCCGGCCTGTCACACCGGATGAAGAAACTGGAAGCGTTGGCCGAAAATCTGCGGAAGAATCTGGAACAGGAGGCACAGCGTGAGCGAGATCAGTGA